TCAGGTAAACCCTCTTTCCTCTCTTCCTCTGGGTTTTAAGATTCTCAAAGATTTGCAGAAATCATTTCTaaaagttagttttttttttggtgattgAAGTTATAATAAGTTTGTATTCTTGTATGTGAATGTTGTTAAAATAGTCTATCTACATCTCTAAGTGAGTCTAATCTCCTTACATTGATCATACTTCGACAATAGATTAGTAGTAAAACTTCAAACTTTTCATGGGTTTGGGGGACTTGAAATTAGTACTAAAAATGTGTTTTTTGTCATAATGATGTGCCTGAAAGTGATTGGAAAGTGTTGAATAGATTATATTGCTTTGTGGGTTGGTAAATACAGGAATTAATTGAGTAATTTGTTTTTCATGATCTTATAAAACCTGGTCTTAGGGGGGAATTCATAGAAATCTCTAGTAATTACTCCAAGTTACTGTTAATCGCATTCATACTTTTCGGTTCTATTAACTGACCTCTCATGCTTTGTGGATGTGCCTTTATTCCCACACTGTTTCTCTGGGGAAAAAATGAATTAGCTCATTTCATTGTTTTGTGATACCTGACAAAACTTTCATTCAAAGGGGTCTCGTTCACGTTGTGATTTCAGCATGTTGAGCTATCTCTTATGTACTGTATTGTTGATCTCTTCCATGACCTTTTGACACTGTTATTTTTATCCATTGTTCCTTGAATGCAGGGTGCCTGGCCTTCATTTCGTCCTGCTCAAATTATGGATAATGGGGATGTGGACAAAAGAATTCGTCCTTTAGATCTGGGGATGTTACCTCCTTGGGAGATCACTGTTAACCTTGCTGATGGTGGGAGGCAAAATATCAAAATCCCGTACTCGGAGGGTACCCATGTTGTTGGTCTCCCCCTTGGTTCGGATGTTCCTAAAGTAAGAACTGCTTCTTTTGCTTTTTGAGGTATTTCTACTTTCTGTTGTAAGCAACTTTGTTTCTTTTCATTTATCAGGTGATTGCATCCAACTACGAAACCTTGCTGTGTATGGTAAACGGCATGACTTCCATCATAACTGATCTAACTCTAAAGTTAGAACAACAACAGAAGGTTGCTGCTTGCCGTTTGGACAATTTGAATCGCTTCCGCCTTGAACTTGAGGAGTTGACATGCACAGTAGGTGGTGGTATGGCAGTTCCTCGGGTAATTATGATATGGCACTTTCTTATAAGTTCGGTTTACAAATTAGTCTGCCGCTTATTGTATGGACCTTTTCCTGCAAAATAACGCCGCAAACAGTGGATACTACCGATATTGTGGTTGTTTCTTTGTCTCTCATTTTCCTTCCAGGTTCAATCATTCAAATTTTTTTTGTGCATTTTACAGGCTCCTGTTTCTCCATCCAAAAAGAGGAAGCTGAGTACGGAGATTTCTGGCCCTTGTGATACACAGGCAGTTTGTCTTGAGAAACCTGATCCCTGCCTCCACCAACATCCAGTGATAAGCCAGCCATCCCTGCTCTCCTGGTCCAAGAATCTGCAATAGAAGATGAGTGCCCCTTACCAGAGTGAAGCGTTTGCGAGGCGAAAATGTCCCTACAATTGCGTCACTAACTTGTTCTGATGTGCACACTGAGAACGTTGAATCCGATGGAGGAGTTGTGCCAGTTGGGAACCCTTTTGATGCTACGACGACCTCTACCTCCACCAATTGCCGGACTGTTGACTTCACAGCATTACCTATTTCGATTTCTATAGATTACTTACCGCTTTCTAGTATGAAGCACTCTGGGAGCGAAGATTTCCCCACATACTGTCTACAAGTGAGAAGGTTGAATCCATTGCAGGGGCACTTGTTGTTTGGGAACATGTAGATGCTACAATGACCTCTACCTCCGCCAATTGCCAGACTGTTAAC
This DNA window, taken from Papaver somniferum cultivar HN1 chromosome 3, ASM357369v1, whole genome shotgun sequence, encodes the following:
- the LOC113361156 gene encoding uncharacterized protein LOC113361156 isoform X2 → MQGAWPSFRPAQIMDNGDVDKRIRPLDLGMLPPWEITVNLADGGRQNIKIPYSEGTHVVGLPLGSDVPKVIASNYETLLCMVNGMTSIITDLTLKLEQQQKVAACRLDNLNRFRLELEELTCTVGGGMAVPRAPVSPSKKRKLSTEISGPCDTQAVCLEKPDPCLHQHPVISQPSLLSWSKNLQ
- the LOC113361156 gene encoding uncharacterized protein LOC113361156 isoform X3 translates to MDNGDVDKRIRPLDLGMLPPWEITVNLADGGRQNIKIPYSEGTHVVGLPLGSDVPKVIASNYETLLCMVNGMTSIITDLTLKLEQQQKVAACRLDNLNRFRLELEELTCTVGGGMAVPRAPVSPSKKRKLSTEISGPCDTQAVCLEKPDPCLHQHPVISQPSLLSWSKNLQ